Within Coffea arabica cultivar ET-39 chromosome 4e, Coffea Arabica ET-39 HiFi, whole genome shotgun sequence, the genomic segment GGAAGAAGGGCCAAAAGGGGAAGAAGGCATTGATAGAATTAACACAAGATTTCATATTGCAGTCCGCCATGACTAGTCAGCCAAATATGAGACCAACAACATTAAAACCTGCCCTGCCAAAAAACTTTTTGAGGGTTAAGCCAAATCAGAACTTGGCAAAGTTTCAACAGCATTAACTACTCAATTATATTTGTGTCAGTAATTCATCACAACAAAATTGGAGACAACATATTGTACATTCATTCTTCAGTTAATGGATGGCCATTTTTACCTACAATCAGCAACCATTACGTAACAAAAGCGCTGATGACTGCTAAAAATCCAAAATGGAAGTCACTTGAGCATTTTGAATCGGTGTCAGTGTCATTGATTACAGGAATAAGATCTTTCACCCACAACACATCAAAGTGTGTTCCGCCCTGCTCTCCACTTGAAGCCACGGACAAAAATTTTGGCTCCAATGTCATCTGCTGAGGGTTCAACTAACCAAGCAGGCTAGCACCACCAAAGTCAAAAATCAGGTCACATCTGCTCCAGCATGTGTGTCTATGCTAGCTAAGATCGAAACTTGGTCTCCAACATGATGCAATGTTTTAAGCGCGCAGCTTGGTCCAGAGCCCTCATCCATTTAACTCTTCCACTGGCTAACACTTGCCCAAATAAAGCAGCTGAAAGCAATTCTCTCTTCAAGCTGTGCTAGTAGTGAGTTCAATTCTTGTTCTAAAGCCTGTCTCAATGTCACCACTCTCGCGTCGCCTTCTCTTGACGTCACTCCTGGAAGTTCCCGTTTCCACAAAGGGCAAAGGAGAGTTACTTATATTAATCACAGCATCACTGTTAGGTTCTTTGGAGGATGATTCAGTGCTAGAGAGAATCCGCTTTAGCTGAGATTTTTGGCAAACTATTCGTCCCTTGTTCCATCCCGGGAAACAAAAAGATGATGAAACACTATCTTTCAGCAAAGAATATGCAGCCTTTGCAACAGGGAAATCTCGTGTTATGGAACTCCTCTCCATATGTCCCCGTCTGCAAAACAGGAAAGAGCACGAGCGTCAATCACCCAAAAGAATAATATCAACAGAAAAGGACAGGAATTTCTTTCCTGTATACTCTGTTTCACTTTTTATATTTTGCCCATTTCCACGTAataccttttgttttctttggtaGGGGTTACTGGAGCTGGAATAGCATGTAAGAGCAAAAACCTAGTACACAAGGTTATTATATAATTAAACATAGAATAAAAAGACCTACACCACAACGACGGATGCCAGTTGAGGAAGATCCTCCCCATCATCTACCCGACCTTGCATATTCTTCAGCCAGACAGAAATTGCTGTGCATGCACCACCAGGCCACATCCTAAAAGGGTCAAAACAACGAAAGGACAAGTAGTACATAAGCAACCACAGCTTGCAAATCTTTCATCTTTGTCATACTAGATTTGCTTCAGAGGAAATAGAAACTCAACGGGCGGAAGCAGCTCAATACCTGTGCACATCCACGGACCAGACAAATTTTTTAATACGAAACAGTTCAGGAAAGAGTCCCCTCTTTGTTGCTTCATTTAGCACTTTTGCAGCCCTTTCCTTCTGGCCAAGCCACCAAAGTGCTTCTAGAAGCGTATTGTAGAATCTCATTCCTAGACCACAACCTTCAGAGTTAAGTTTGTCAAGCACATACTCTACCATCTGCCagttaatttcatcatcaaaatcaccTCTGATCATCTGCCCCATGACCTGGTGGATATTGGATGCTTTAGTGGACAACATCTCATCCAGCAAGTCATAGGCTCTGTCCAacctgaaaaagaagaaaatgtaaaatttgttGAAAATATGAATACAGAGAAACTGCAAAAGTATTCATTCAAAACACGGCATCATAACTTCAATATACTCTCAGAGATCTGAAACAGCCAAAGCTAAACATTTGATATCCAAAGTCAACATCCGAAGCCTTAAAAGCTCCAAAGCCCACTACAGGTTTGGAGAAAGTCAGAAATTCCCTATGCATACTACTACCTCATGTAATATAAAACTTCAAGTCTTCTGCAATAGCCAACAAAGCACAAAAGAAATCACAGGATTACATATAAAACGCAACTATACATTCTTTGCAGTAATATCACACAGTCCAAGCTACATGTACTTCAATTACGGGAAAGAGAGAGAATCAAATCACAACTACAAATTCCAATagactgaaaaaaaaatagcacattaaataaataaaaagtaacATGAAAATTCAGTAACTCGTCAATAAGGATGAAGAAAAAGTCAGCGCATCTTAGAATTTTATAGTTAGCTAACTGCTAAAGCCAAAATCATACCTAtggtcaatatatatatatatgtgtgtgtgtgtgtatcttTCTTTACATTATCGTTCAACAACTCGATTAGATTGTGATACGCAAAACATCATTTTGTATTAGGTAAAATACATCtacacataatataaatgtgtTAACTCGAGCAGGCACAAGAAAAAATGTGAAATTCAACTGTAGATTATGGCATTGTAGCAATGTATGACTCGAAACCTTGGCCGCCCATTAATGCAGCAATGCCAGTCATAATACAACTGCACAGAGggcccccaaaaaaaattttttttttttttaaatttacttCATAGGCAATAGAAATCTGACCTGTCATTTTTTCCATGAACTGCCAACATCATACAGTAGCACATGACACTAGGCAGTATGCCCAACTCCTTAATTTCTTCAAACTGCTGCTCACTCTCGTCTGCAAGACCAGCAAAGCAGTAAACACTCAAAATTGCCTCAAGAGTACACTCATCAGGATCACATCTTGCCTTTTCCATTTCCACATAAGCCTTCATAGCATCTTCAAACTGCCCTCCCTGCCTGTATCCTTCAATAACACCATTAAACGAATCCCTGTTCCTCGGAACACCCAGCTCACCCATTCTCATAATAATCGCTTCAAACTCCTTGTACAGCCCTCCTTTAGCAAATGCATGAATCAATGAATTATACGTCTCAACAATTGGCTTGCTTCCCACCTCATTCATCGTGTTGAACGCAACGAGAGCCTCCTCATACAACGCAGCCTGACCATAAGCTTCAATTACTGCAGTGTATGCCTTAGAACTCGGCACAATCCCCTTCTCTTTCATGTGAAGAAGAATTCTCTTTGCATCCTCGTGCAGCCCACCCTTTCCACATGCATACATCAAGCCCTCGCAGGTCTCCATATTCGGCTCCACATTTTCCTCAGCCATATCATGAAACAACGTCACAACCTCCTTGAAATACCCTCCTTCCCCGAAAACCTGTATAAGTATGTTATATGTGGCCGCATCGGGATGTATGTTACTCACCTTCATCTCAAGAAATAGGTCTCTAACCTCATCGTATCTCCCTTGACCCCCGTACAAGTTGAGCAAGATGCTGTAGGTGGAGGCATTGGGCACGCACCCTGCAGCCTGCATTTGCCTAAACACCCCAACGGCCTCTTTGATGGACCCTGAATCCGCATAAGCCTCCAACAGCACGTTATAACTCGTAACCTCGGGTAAATTCCCCTCTTCCTCCATTTCCCTCAACAACACCCCAACCTTGTCTAGCCTCCCCAACTTCCCAAACGTCTCGACCAGATACCTATAGGTATTTATATCGGGTAAAACCCCACCTTCGTTCATGGTCTTAAACACCATCTCCGCCTCGTCCCCCAGCTTCCTACTGGCGCAGGCGCTCAGGAGAGTATTGTAAGTGACTAAATCCGGCTGAATCCCTTCGTGCCGCATTTCGGCGAACAAGCCCAGAAGCCCCTCCCACTCGTAGCCGCCGCGAGCGCAGGCATTGATAACGGTATTGTAAGTGAGGATGCTAGGAAGAATTCGGTCTCTCTTTTTCATCTGGTCCAGCAGACTTAAAGAGGTTTGGTACTGACCGTTTCGGCCATAGGCATTAATGATGGCGGTGTAGGAGAGAACGGTCCTGACGACGTTGTGCTGGGGCATTTCGTCGAATACCTCAGAGGCTTTCTCGAGAAGGCCTTCGCGGCCGAGAATGCCGATGAGGAGAGCGTAAATGTGCTCGTTGGGCTTGCACCAGAGCTGGCGCTGCATGTACTTGAAGAGGCGGAGGGAGCGCTGCCAGTCGGCGCGGGAGGCGAACTCCTTGAAGACGAGGGAGAAGTCGGAGAGGGAGAGCTTGTTCTTGAAAGCGTCGAGGCATCGGGCGATGCTGCCGCGGGGAGGAAGACTGGAGAGCTTGTTGATGAGGGTCTCGACGTCGTAGCTGTACTTGCCCTTTTCGACGAGAACAGAAGGGTTGCCGAGGATGAGTTCTTTGGGCTTGGCGCGGACGGAGACGGCGGTGGTGGAAGGTCGCGGGAAGGTGGTGAGGAAATGGAGTTTGGGGGAAGAGGGGAAGGAGTAGGAGGAAGAATGCGTACAAGGGGAAGGGCTGTGGAAGCGGGGGTACAAGGCGAGGGACATTTTCGTCACTCGCTCACTGTGACATCGGTGTATGGGGGGCTCTCAGCTCTCATCTCCAAGAAGAAGATGACACAGAATGAAGAT encodes:
- the LOC140006161 gene encoding pentatricopeptide repeat-containing protein At1g74850, chloroplastic-like, coding for MSLALYPRFHSPSPCTHSSSYSFPSSPKLHFLTTFPRPSTTAVSVRAKPKELILGNPSVLVEKGKYSYDVETLINKLSSLPPRGSIARCLDAFKNKLSLSDFSLVFKEFASRADWQRSLRLFKYMQRQLWCKPNEHIYALLIGILGREGLLEKASEVFDEMPQHNVVRTVLSYTAIINAYGRNGQYQTSLSLLDQMKKRDRILPSILTYNTVINACARGGYEWEGLLGLFAEMRHEGIQPDLVTYNTLLSACASRKLGDEAEMVFKTMNEGGVLPDINTYRYLVETFGKLGRLDKVGVLLREMEEEGNLPEVTSYNVLLEAYADSGSIKEAVGVFRQMQAAGCVPNASTYSILLNLYGGQGRYDEVRDLFLEMKVSNIHPDAATYNILIQVFGEGGYFKEVVTLFHDMAEENVEPNMETCEGLMYACGKGGLHEDAKRILLHMKEKGIVPSSKAYTAVIEAYGQAALYEEALVAFNTMNEVGSKPIVETYNSLIHAFAKGGLYKEFEAIIMRMGELGVPRNRDSFNGVIEGYRQGGQFEDAMKAYVEMEKARCDPDECTLEAILSVYCFAGLADESEQQFEEIKELGILPSVMCYCMMLAVHGKNDRLDRAYDLLDEMLSTKASNIHQVMGQMIRGDFDDEINWQMVEYVLDKLNSEGCGLGMRFYNTLLEALWWLGQKERAAKVLNEATKRGLFPELFRIKKFVWSVDVHRMWPGGACTAISVWLKNMQGRVDDGEDLPQLASVVVVRGHMERSSITRDFPVAKAAYSLLKDSVSSSFCFPGWNKGRIVCQKSQLKRILSSTESSSKEPNSDAVINISNSPLPFVETGTSRSDVKRRRRESGDIETGFRTRIELTTSTA